A genome region from Hippopotamus amphibius kiboko isolate mHipAmp2 chromosome 1, mHipAmp2.hap2, whole genome shotgun sequence includes the following:
- the LOC130848297 gene encoding enhancer of rudimentary homolog: MSHTILLVQPTKRPEGRTYADYESVNECMEGVCKMYEEHLKRMNPNSPSITYDISQLFDFIDDLADLSCLVYRADTQTYQPYNKDWIKEKIYVLLRRQAQQAGK, from the coding sequence ATGTCTCACACCATTTTGCTGGTACAGCCTACCAAGAGGCCAGAAGGCAGAACTTATGCTGACTATGAATCTGTGAATGAGTGCATGGAAGGTGTTTGTAAAATGTATGAAGAACACCTGAAGAGAATGAATCCCAACAGCCCGTCTATCACATATGATATCAGTCAgttgtttgattttattgatgACCTGGCAGACCTCAGCTGCCTTGTTTACCGAGCTGATACCCAGACGTACCAGCCTTATAACAAAGACTGGATTAAAGAGAAGATCTACGTACTCCTTCGTCGACAGGCCCAGCAGGCCGGGAAATAG